A stretch of the Ochrobactrum sp. BTU1 genome encodes the following:
- a CDS encoding acyl-CoA thioesterase — translation MNDINAPKGMLTVRTQAMPKDTNSAGDIFGGWVMAQMDTASGIRAAERAKGRVVTAAVREMSFAKPVKIGDVLCVYTEITRVGRTSITLRVEAWAQRYLADEMDLVTHGEFVMVALDKSGQPTPVPAE, via the coding sequence ATGAACGATATTAATGCGCCAAAGGGCATGTTGACTGTACGCACGCAGGCCATGCCCAAAGATACCAATTCGGCTGGTGATATTTTCGGCGGCTGGGTTATGGCGCAGATGGATACGGCCAGCGGCATTCGTGCTGCAGAACGTGCCAAGGGCCGCGTTGTAACAGCTGCGGTGCGTGAAATGTCTTTCGCCAAGCCGGTCAAGATTGGCGACGTTCTTTGTGTTTATACCGAGATTACGCGCGTTGGTCGCACCTCGATTACGCTGCGCGTTGAAGCGTGGGCTCAGCGTTATCTAGCTGACGAAATGGATCTGGTTACACATGGCGAATTCGTCATGGTGGCGCTCGACAAGAGTGGCCAGCCGACACCAGTTCCGGCTGAGTAA
- a CDS encoding extensin family protein yields MSFALSARFQHYVLPASLALFTLVAGCSGERPPRPQADIGNADVMVPPAPVASVNTPQEQRVVGLAEEIENNANEMTTQSQPHYTGDYGFATSVQNPVSTAENIYTMSNSEAACRTRLKRLGVVFTEKSPINQSGSCRIDNPIEVSGFNSGAIAFKPAATLNCQVTEAFARWIKGDLQPSARLRYLSGINTIHNAGGYSCRTMNHRRGAKMSEHSRGNAIDVTKIVLNNGKSITVRKPGFFAFREKGLLNSVRSDACSYFTTVLGPGYNREHADHFHFDLMQRRSGHRACK; encoded by the coding sequence ATGAGTTTTGCGTTGTCCGCTCGCTTTCAACATTACGTATTACCGGCATCTCTTGCGCTGTTCACACTTGTTGCAGGCTGCTCCGGAGAACGGCCGCCGCGACCGCAGGCAGATATTGGCAACGCCGATGTCATGGTCCCGCCTGCCCCTGTTGCTTCGGTGAACACACCGCAGGAACAACGTGTCGTGGGGTTGGCGGAGGAAATCGAAAACAACGCCAATGAAATGACGACACAGAGCCAGCCGCATTACACTGGCGATTACGGTTTTGCGACTTCTGTACAAAACCCCGTCAGCACTGCGGAAAACATCTATACGATGTCTAATTCCGAAGCCGCTTGCCGAACCCGGCTAAAGCGCCTCGGTGTTGTCTTCACTGAAAAATCACCCATTAATCAAAGCGGCAGCTGTCGTATCGATAACCCTATTGAAGTCAGCGGCTTCAACAGTGGGGCCATTGCTTTCAAACCTGCCGCGACTTTGAATTGTCAGGTGACAGAAGCCTTTGCGCGCTGGATCAAGGGCGACCTGCAGCCATCTGCACGCCTTCGTTATCTGTCCGGTATCAACACCATTCACAATGCCGGTGGCTATTCCTGCCGCACAATGAACCATCGCCGTGGCGCCAAGATGTCGGAGCATTCTCGCGGCAATGCGATCGATGTCACCAAGATCGTTCTGAATAACGGCAAGAGCATCACGGTGCGCAAGCCCGGCTTCTTTGCTTTCCGCGAAAAAGGCTTGCTCAACAGCGTGCGCTCGGACGCCTGCTCCTATTTCACAACCGTTCTCGGGCCTGGCTATAACCGCGAACATGCCGACCATTTTCACTTCGACCTGATGCAGCGACGCAGCGGCCACCGTGCCTGCAAGTAG